From a region of the Nitrospirota bacterium genome:
- the trpD gene encoding anthranilate phosphoribosyltransferase, with amino-acid sequence MIKEAISILVSDINLSEFEMAECMTELMEGRATDAQIASFLTALRIKGETVDEITGAAKVMRQKAASIKSPRGTLDTCGTGGDMAGTFNISTTTAIVVSACGVPVAKHGNRSVSSQAGSADVLEALGVKIDLPPEKVEECLFQTGFGFLFAPLFHPAMKYAIGPRREMGIRTIFNILGPITNPAGAKKQILGVFSDKLTETLCRVLQNLGAEDVMVVHGEDGLDEITISNGTMVSRLSSGRKIDNFVLSPEDFGLQRAELKEISGGTKDENAKITLSILKGEKGPKRDIVLMNSSSSLVVAGMTDSFKDAVMIAEEAIDSGRAIGKLEEIKGFTLKAC; translated from the coding sequence ATGATAAAGGAGGCAATCAGCATCCTTGTAAGCGATATAAACCTCTCTGAGTTCGAGATGGCTGAGTGCATGACTGAGCTAATGGAAGGTAGGGCAACCGATGCACAGATAGCCTCATTCCTTACTGCACTCAGGATTAAGGGCGAGACAGTGGATGAGATAACAGGTGCGGCTAAGGTTATGAGGCAGAAAGCCGCATCTATCAAGTCACCTCGAGGCACACTTGACACCTGCGGAACAGGCGGAGACATGGCAGGAACATTCAATATATCCACAACCACTGCCATTGTTGTCTCTGCATGCGGTGTGCCTGTTGCAAAGCATGGAAACCGCTCTGTGTCTTCTCAAGCAGGAAGCGCAGATGTGCTTGAGGCATTAGGAGTCAAGATAGACCTCCCTCCTGAGAAGGTAGAGGAATGCCTCTTTCAGACAGGCTTTGGATTCCTTTTTGCACCTCTTTTTCACCCTGCAATGAAGTATGCAATTGGCCCAAGACGGGAGATGGGTATAAGGACCATATTTAATATCCTTGGACCCATCACAAACCCTGCAGGTGCAAAAAAACAGATACTTGGTGTTTTCTCGGACAAACTTACAGAGACCCTCTGCCGTGTCCTTCAAAACTTAGGTGCAGAAGATGTAATGGTTGTCCACGGCGAAGACGGCCTCGATGAGATAACAATCTCAAATGGCACAATGGTATCGAGGCTTTCCTCAGGCAGAAAAATAGATAACTTTGTGCTTTCCCCCGAGGACTTTGGGCTTCAAAGGGCTGAGCTTAAAGAGATTTCAGGTGGCACAAAGGATGAAAACGCAAAGATAACACTTTCAATCCTCAAAGGCGAAAAAGGTCCTAAAAGGGATATTGTGCTTATGAACTCCTCTTCGTCTCTGGTTGTCGCAGGCATGACTGATTCGTTTAAGGATGCCGTTATGATAGCAGAAGAGGCGATTGACTCGGGAAGGGCTATAGGAAAGCTTGAGGAGATTAAGGGCTTTACCCTGAAAGCCTGTTGA
- a CDS encoding type II toxin-antitoxin system VapC family toxin encodes MYLVDSSGWIEFFTDGPLCSEYSRYLKDPTKIITPTIILYEVYKKIKKERTEADAILAVSSMWKTTIVPLSESIALTSADLSLKHLLPMADAIVYATSLEKGCKVITSDTHFRGLEDVVLIED; translated from the coding sequence ATGTATCTTGTGGACTCTTCCGGCTGGATTGAATTCTTTACAGATGGTCCCCTTTGTAGCGAATACTCAAGATATCTTAAGGACCCAACTAAGATAATAACCCCAACGATTATCCTTTATGAGGTCTATAAGAAGATAAAAAAAGAGCGCACCGAAGCTGATGCCATCCTTGCAGTATCTTCAATGTGGAAGACAACGATTGTTCCTTTAAGTGAAAGCATAGCACTTACATCAGCAGATTTAAGCTTGAAGCACTTACTGCCTATGGCTGATGCCATCGTATATGCAACCTCACTGGAAAAGGGTTGCAAGGTGATAACCAGCGATACCCACTTCAGAGGACTTGAGGATGTGGTTTTGATTGAGGACTAA
- a CDS encoding AbrB/MazE/SpoVT family DNA-binding domain-containing protein: protein MPTTTVSPKFQVVIPKDIREKLNLKKGQRMTVITKGGVIYFIPEKPATSFKGFLKGMDRGDIREDKDR from the coding sequence ATGCCGACTACTACCGTATCACCGAAATTTCAGGTAGTGATACCAAAAGATATAAGGGAGAAACTCAATTTAAAAAAGGGTCAGAGGATGACTGTCATCACAAAAGGCGGGGTAATCTATTTCATTCCTGAGAAGCCTGCTACTTCATTCAAGGGATTTCTAAAGGGAATGGACAGAGGGGACATAAGAGAGGACAAAGACAGATAA
- the pabA gene encoding aminodeoxychorismate/anthranilate synthase component II, giving the protein MLLMIDNYDSFTYNLVQYLGELGEDIRVFRNDKITIPEIERLKPMRIVISPGPCTPNEAGISVDLIRHFAGRIPILGVCLGHQSIGSAFGGKIIRAERLMHGKTSMIYHDGKTIFKGIVNPFEATRYHSLLIEKKTLPKCLEISAWTDMGEIMGVRHREFLIEGVQFHPESILTRVGKDILRNFLRLSRKG; this is encoded by the coding sequence ATGCTATTGATGATTGACAATTACGATTCCTTTACTTATAACCTCGTTCAGTATTTGGGAGAGCTGGGCGAGGACATAAGGGTATTCAGGAATGACAAGATAACCATACCTGAGATTGAAAGGCTCAAGCCCATGAGGATTGTAATATCCCCTGGCCCTTGCACTCCGAATGAGGCAGGAATCTCCGTTGATTTAATAAGGCACTTTGCAGGCAGGATTCCAATATTGGGCGTGTGCCTTGGACATCAGTCAATAGGTTCTGCATTTGGAGGAAAAATCATAAGGGCAGAAAGACTCATGCATGGAAAGACATCCATGATTTATCATGATGGAAAAACCATTTTTAAGGGGATAGTAAATCCCTTTGAGGCAACGAGGTATCATTCCCTTCTTATAGAGAAAAAGACGCTCCCTAAGTGCCTTGAGATAAGTGCATGGACAGATATGGGTGAGATAATGGGTGTAAGACACAGGGAGTTTCTGATAGAGGGTGTTCAGTTTCATCCTGAGTCAATCCTTACAAGGGTGGGTAAGGATATATTGAGGAATTTTCTAAGATTGAGTAGAAAGGGATAG
- the trpE gene encoding anthranilate synthase component I — translation MIYPDIEDFKNIALSAKGRLIPVYREISGDTDTPVSAFLKLRDCPSFLLESVVGGEKWARYSFLGLNPSKVIKATGTQVEIIEKGKTHSLEVKDPIDFLRQTMKNYKALKVAGLPRFSGGLVGYLSYDMVRFMEKLPDMKRKDIELPDMFFMLTDTMLIFDSLRQTIKVLSTVPTKGKDPEIAYKTAREKINNIVKKLKKPLPPDVLEFRSGEGTKGGDSFVSSFGGKEAFKSAVMKAKDYISNGDVVQVVLSQRFQKPCHIDAFSIYRALRVINPSPYMYYLDTGDCEMIGSSPEILVRLEGRKITLRPIAGTRRRGDKEEQDIALEKQLKDDLKEKAEHIMLVDLGRNDVGRVAKTGSVKVTELMAVERYSHVMHMVSNVEGILKDGLDSFDVLNASFPAGTVTGAPKIRAMEIIEELEPLRRGLYSGAVGYFGYTGNMDTCITIRTLIKKNNMIYVQAGAGIVADSKPELEYMETVNKAKGMMKAVEMAEEAS, via the coding sequence ATGATATACCCTGACATAGAAGACTTTAAAAATATTGCCCTTTCGGCAAAAGGCAGGCTCATCCCTGTTTACAGGGAAATATCAGGAGACACCGATACCCCTGTCTCTGCATTCTTGAAGCTAAGAGACTGCCCCTCGTTTCTACTTGAAAGCGTTGTTGGCGGAGAGAAATGGGCAAGGTATTCTTTTTTAGGTCTAAACCCCTCAAAGGTCATAAAGGCAACAGGAACACAGGTTGAGATAATAGAGAAAGGAAAAACACACTCTCTTGAGGTCAAAGACCCTATAGATTTCCTGAGACAAACAATGAAAAATTACAAGGCACTAAAGGTAGCAGGTCTTCCGAGGTTCTCAGGCGGTCTTGTCGGGTATCTGAGCTACGACATGGTCAGATTCATGGAAAAACTTCCTGACATGAAAAGAAAAGACATAGAACTGCCTGATATGTTTTTCATGCTCACAGATACAATGCTTATATTTGACAGCCTAAGACAAACGATAAAGGTTTTATCCACTGTGCCTACAAAAGGCAAAGACCCAGAAATTGCTTATAAAACTGCAAGAGAAAAGATTAATAACATAGTAAAGAAACTGAAAAAGCCATTGCCCCCAGATGTCCTTGAGTTCAGGTCAGGAGAAGGCACTAAAGGGGGCGATTCGTTCGTCTCCTCATTTGGGGGAAAGGAGGCATTCAAATCAGCAGTTATGAAGGCAAAGGATTATATCTCTAACGGAGATGTCGTTCAAGTGGTCTTATCACAGAGGTTTCAGAAGCCCTGCCATATCGATGCATTCTCCATCTACAGGGCACTGAGGGTGATAAACCCCTCTCCCTATATGTATTACTTAGATACAGGGGACTGTGAGATGATTGGCTCCTCCCCTGAAATCCTCGTCAGGCTTGAAGGCAGAAAGATTACCTTAAGACCAATAGCAGGCACAAGAAGAAGGGGTGACAAAGAGGAACAAGACATAGCCCTCGAAAAACAACTAAAAGATGACTTAAAAGAAAAGGCAGAGCACATAATGCTCGTTGACTTAGGAAGAAACGATGTGGGAAGGGTTGCAAAGACAGGCTCTGTAAAGGTCACAGAGCTTATGGCTGTGGAAAGGTATAGCCATGTAATGCATATGGTGTCAAATGTAGAGGGCATCCTAAAAGATGGGCTCGATTCATTCGATGTCCTCAATGCCTCTTTCCCTGCAGGCACAGTCACTGGTGCTCCAAAGATTCGGGCAATGGAAATAATCGAGGAGCTTGAGCCTTTAAGAAGAGGGTTGTATTCAGGTGCAGTCGGGTATTTCGGCTATACAGGCAATATGGATACATGTATCACCATAAGAACACTCATTAAGAAAAACAACATGATATATGTGCAGGCAGGTGCAGGCATAGTGGCAGACTCAAAGCCTGAGCTTGAGTACATGGAGACTGTCAATAAAGCCAAAGGGATGATGAAGGCAGTTGAAATGGCAGAGGAGGCGAGCTAA
- a CDS encoding DUF4384 domain-containing protein, which translates to MKHTQSNRLLRPEASGLAMTLIIGAFLFASSVFASSAPIWVTAEGEAYMGELDTPKEVKERAKKDAQRKAIEEAVGTFIRSHTLVSNSQLKEDLIYASVRGKIDKIEIIKEGWDEKDRFLYKVSLKALIIPVYPEKGEGISIKLSLSKTELKEGEEVKLFYQASSDCYVYIFSVAVDGSVTVLLPNSVNRENFIKAGEPYEFPPLKSSIRLKALFLPEYRENTAEEWIKVIATKKKEELVSLGFQEGMFKVYDAKSTGMISDLVRRLNQIEPSEWTEAGAGYILTR; encoded by the coding sequence ATGAAGCATACCCAAAGCAATAGATTGCTTCGCCCCGAAGCATCAGGACTCGCAATGACACTAATCATCGGCGCTTTCTTATTTGCGTCAAGTGTCTTTGCCTCTTCTGCACCTATCTGGGTTACTGCAGAGGGCGAAGCCTACATGGGTGAGCTTGACACCCCAAAAGAGGTAAAAGAGCGTGCAAAAAAGGACGCCCAGAGAAAGGCAATTGAAGAGGCAGTCGGCACATTCATAAGGTCACATACCCTTGTGTCAAACAGTCAGCTTAAGGAAGACCTCATATATGCAAGTGTGAGGGGTAAAATAGATAAAATTGAAATTATAAAAGAGGGCTGGGATGAAAAAGACAGATTCCTCTACAAGGTCAGTTTAAAGGCACTCATCATACCTGTTTATCCTGAAAAAGGTGAGGGGATTTCCATAAAACTCTCGCTTTCAAAGACAGAGCTAAAAGAAGGCGAGGAGGTAAAGCTCTTCTATCAGGCAAGCTCGGATTGTTATGTTTATATATTCTCAGTTGCAGTAGATGGCTCTGTAACAGTGCTTTTGCCGAATTCTGTGAATCGGGAAAATTTCATAAAGGCAGGGGAGCCATACGAGTTTCCGCCTCTAAAAAGTTCGATAAGACTGAAGGCACTTTTTCTTCCTGAATACAGGGAAAATACTGCTGAAGAATGGATTAAGGTCATAGCCACAAAGAAAAAAGAAGAGCTTGTTTCATTAGGATTTCAGGAAGGAATGTTTAAAGTCTATGATGCAAAATCCACAGGCATGATAAGCGACCTCGTAAGAAGGCTTAATCAGATTGAGCCTTCAGAGTGGACAGAGGCAGGCGCAGGGTATATTTTAACGAGATAG